The proteins below come from a single Dinghuibacter silviterrae genomic window:
- a CDS encoding M43 family zinc metalloprotease — protein sequence MKSNTFRLYSLLICCMLALTARGQVPSYMHPISASYFASTCGTEQRMRNGRLDATFRLQEQRINEQILKAEEKEPALVDYTLPVVFHIVGTNPSAVTDAQIVAAVQDLNDAFAHTGVYATGPGANTHIHFCLAQTDPLGGNTTGITRTTSFLGDEEADMEDDKVKGLVDWDPTHYVNIWVVSTLKKEDIALFQCGAWVRMNEGGYATMPPSAGSTLDGIVVTGFGKLLAHEMGHYLGLYHTFQGMDCKNNNCATDGDMVCDTPPQRDIFSSPACNRPVNSCSTDTLSGFTTDVPDLISNFMSYGNAPCINEFTQGQAVRMQATIATVRSSLLQNECTPACTEGSIASFTRDLPYPNPGNTVNFTNTSTGATQYQWSVNGAVVSTGTNFSYTVPASGTYTVSLKAFNANPSCYASYTDNVIVSCGTMARFYADKQAIASKNPIYLDSIQFTNRSVNGVTYQWLLNDSVVSTAPNLTYTFNTPGTDTMRLVATNGSCVDTTEGFIIPVADPTPDAVLTLENVHCYDEDSLQASVVVCNEGYAPLPKGIPVTFYDADPSTPTAHILGKPFFVPGTILGNCCDIAYKVTLAAGQIGLNQLYAVINDSSTKVPLVMPNTPILESNYTNNESSISGFQFSAAITPADTEVIRKSSYLLNIVGSDQETFTAVWAPGPQYNLSCLNCLTPSVQVFGKSMVRVRVTTQYGCTVSDSVPVMILPPDFTMTIDTTQCYNKDSVMVAFTVCMNNGYDSLWAGIPVAFQSGPVFVTPALVGTPCVSYHLIVPFPGGDSLRASVNGQDSIPETDFTNNGASVAVTPFSLVLVPSDTSVPTGATLQMTALVSGGAPGLASWTPGENLSCTGCLEPLLTAPYTQQYRVVVRNQYYCIDTAYALIKTYTGGEVNIPGAFTPNGDGRNDIFFIMGGKDVQSIRHLAIFDRYGKPVFESSNALPNDPSLGWDGTAHGQPAAPGAYVYMALITFTEGRQQLYKGTLVLIR from the coding sequence ATGAAATCCAATACATTCCGTCTATACTCGCTACTCATCTGCTGCATGCTCGCGCTCACCGCCCGTGGCCAGGTTCCTTCCTATATGCATCCCATCAGTGCCTCTTATTTCGCTTCCACTTGCGGAACCGAACAAAGAATGCGCAACGGACGTCTCGACGCTACCTTCAGGCTGCAGGAGCAACGGATCAACGAACAAATCCTAAAGGCCGAGGAAAAAGAGCCGGCGTTGGTCGATTATACGCTTCCCGTCGTTTTTCATATTGTAGGAACCAATCCTTCGGCTGTCACGGATGCACAGATTGTGGCCGCCGTCCAGGACCTTAACGATGCCTTTGCGCACACCGGCGTGTACGCCACCGGGCCGGGCGCCAATACACATATTCATTTTTGCCTCGCCCAGACCGATCCGCTTGGTGGAAATACCACGGGGATCACACGGACCACGTCTTTCTTGGGGGACGAAGAAGCGGATATGGAAGACGACAAGGTTAAAGGCCTTGTGGACTGGGATCCCACGCACTATGTCAACATCTGGGTGGTCAGCACGCTGAAAAAGGAGGACATCGCCCTTTTCCAGTGTGGGGCCTGGGTAAGGATGAACGAAGGGGGCTATGCCACCATGCCCCCCAGTGCAGGGAGCACGTTGGACGGGATTGTCGTGACGGGTTTTGGCAAACTGCTGGCCCATGAAATGGGTCACTACCTGGGGCTTTACCATACCTTCCAGGGGATGGATTGCAAAAACAACAACTGCGCCACGGATGGGGATATGGTTTGTGACACGCCCCCGCAAAGGGACATCTTCAGCTCTCCTGCCTGCAACCGGCCGGTGAATTCCTGCAGCACGGATACGTTGTCCGGGTTTACCACCGACGTGCCCGACCTGATCTCAAACTTCATGAGCTATGGGAATGCGCCCTGTATCAATGAATTTACCCAGGGGCAGGCGGTCCGGATGCAGGCGACCATCGCGACCGTGCGGAGCTCCCTTTTGCAAAATGAATGTACGCCGGCCTGCACGGAGGGGAGCATCGCTTCCTTTACCAGGGATCTTCCTTATCCGAATCCGGGGAATACGGTGAACTTTACGAACACCTCGACCGGTGCCACGCAGTATCAATGGAGTGTCAACGGGGCCGTGGTGTCTACGGGCACCAACTTCAGCTATACCGTTCCCGCTTCCGGTACCTATACGGTCAGCCTGAAGGCCTTTAACGCCAATCCTTCGTGCTACGCGTCTTATACGGACAACGTCATCGTTTCGTGCGGGACGATGGCCCGGTTTTATGCGGACAAGCAAGCCATTGCCTCCAAGAATCCTATTTACCTGGACAGTATACAATTCACCAACCGTTCGGTGAATGGGGTGACGTATCAATGGTTGCTCAATGACAGTGTGGTATCCACCGCTCCGAACCTGACCTACACCTTCAACACCCCTGGGACGGACACCATGCGCCTGGTGGCCACGAACGGGTCGTGTGTTGATACAACGGAGGGCTTTATCATACCGGTTGCCGACCCTACGCCTGATGCCGTACTGACCCTGGAGAACGTGCATTGTTACGACGAAGACAGCCTCCAGGCGTCGGTGGTGGTGTGTAACGAAGGATATGCCCCCCTGCCCAAAGGCATCCCGGTCACCTTTTATGATGCGGATCCTTCTACGCCCACGGCGCATATCCTGGGAAAACCATTCTTTGTGCCGGGTACGATTCTGGGCAATTGTTGCGACATCGCCTATAAGGTCACCCTGGCTGCGGGACAGATCGGATTGAACCAGCTATACGCGGTCATCAACGACAGCAGCACCAAGGTCCCCCTGGTCATGCCCAACACACCTATCCTGGAATCAAACTATACCAACAACGAGTCGAGCATCAGCGGCTTCCAGTTCTCCGCTGCTATAACACCCGCCGACACGGAGGTCATCCGCAAATCGTCTTACCTTCTGAACATTGTCGGGAGCGACCAGGAAACCTTTACCGCTGTCTGGGCGCCGGGACCGCAGTACAACCTGAGCTGTCTGAATTGCCTGACCCCATCGGTCCAGGTTTTTGGCAAAAGCATGGTCCGCGTGCGGGTCACGACCCAATATGGTTGCACGGTTTCCGACAGCGTACCCGTCATGATCCTGCCGCCGGATTTTACGATGACGATCGATACCACCCAGTGTTATAACAAGGACAGCGTGATGGTTGCTTTTACGGTCTGTATGAACAACGGGTATGACAGCCTTTGGGCGGGTATACCGGTGGCCTTTCAGAGCGGGCCCGTATTTGTGACCCCGGCCTTGGTGGGCACACCGTGTGTCTCCTATCACCTGATCGTGCCTTTCCCCGGCGGAGACAGCCTGAGGGCGTCGGTGAACGGCCAGGACAGCATCCCCGAGACCGACTTCACGAATAACGGCGCGTCCGTGGCCGTCACGCCTTTCTCCCTGGTGCTGGTACCTTCGGACACCAGTGTGCCGACAGGGGCCACGCTGCAAATGACCGCCCTGGTGAGCGGCGGCGCTCCCGGGCTGGCGTCATGGACGCCCGGGGAAAACCTCTCCTGCACCGGCTGCCTGGAGCCGTTGCTCACGGCACCCTACACCCAGCAATACCGGGTTGTCGTACGGAATCAATACTATTGTATCGATACCGCCTACGCCCTGATCAAAACATATACCGGCGGGGAAGTCAATATCCCCGGCGCCTTTACCCCCAACGGGGACGGGCGGAACGATATCTTTTTCATCATGGGGGGCAAGGACGTGCAAAGCATCCGTCACCTGGCCATATTCGACCGGTATGGCAAACCCGTTTTTGAATCCTCCAATGCCCTCCCCAACGACCCCTCCCTGGGCTGGGACGGTACCGCACATGGGCAGCCGGCCGCCCCGGGCGCTTATGTGTACATGGCGCTGATCACCTTCACCGAGGGGCGGCAGCAACTCTATAAGGGAACCCTGGTGCTTATTCGGTAA
- a CDS encoding sterol desaturase family protein: protein MKKITRDAVISVFLYLAPLALMLLTFRLTGSRPWLHTVTPTLGFKAPAFLEAVFQNLSTWGLPAIMVVVGLVEFGYGLYERKWTRNERFLDIVCFIAPKIIIRPLLTYTTLRLLPLALPGLKGTFAWVPFWWGFFIIAVADDLTQYWYHRLHHQVPFLWRFHRTHHSAPYMGMAMASRQNIIYTIFFSQTYLTAALVYLGLGYPALFVGGIKSLITLSAHSSIPWDKPFYKYRVLHPIAWVLERLISTPATHQAHHADTTGDGVGHYKGNFGNMFFLWDIFFGTGIITRRYPQTFGIKHYQQEEWYVQFLWPLFKSKKPGSELSADGPMVGGEAIVKNG, encoded by the coding sequence ATGAAAAAAATTACCCGGGACGCGGTCATCAGCGTCTTTCTCTACCTCGCCCCGCTGGCCTTGATGTTGCTGACCTTCCGGCTGACGGGCAGCCGTCCCTGGCTGCATACGGTGACGCCTACGCTGGGATTCAAGGCACCGGCGTTCCTGGAGGCGGTCTTCCAGAACCTGTCTACCTGGGGCCTGCCGGCCATCATGGTGGTGGTCGGCCTCGTCGAGTTCGGCTATGGTTTGTACGAGCGTAAGTGGACGCGGAATGAAAGGTTTCTGGACATCGTCTGCTTTATCGCACCAAAGATCATCATCCGTCCGTTGCTGACGTATACCACGCTAAGGTTGTTGCCCCTTGCCCTCCCGGGTTTGAAGGGGACCTTTGCCTGGGTACCCTTCTGGTGGGGCTTTTTTATCATCGCGGTGGCGGACGACCTGACGCAATATTGGTACCACCGGCTGCACCACCAGGTGCCTTTCCTGTGGCGGTTCCACCGGACGCATCACTCGGCACCCTATATGGGGATGGCGATGGCCAGCCGGCAAAACATCATTTATACGATTTTCTTTTCCCAGACTTATCTGACGGCTGCGCTGGTGTACCTGGGTCTGGGCTATCCCGCGCTTTTCGTCGGGGGCATCAAGTCGCTGATCACCCTGTCGGCCCATTCCAGCATACCCTGGGACAAGCCCTTTTATAAATACAGGGTGCTTCATCCGATCGCCTGGGTGTTGGAGCGGCTGATTTCCACACCCGCTACCCACCAGGCGCATCATGCCGATACCACCGGCGACGGGGTAGGGCACTACAAAGGCAATTTCGGGAATATGTTTTTTCTCTGGGACATCTTCTTTGGCACGGGGATCATCACCCGCAGATACCCCCAGACGTTTGGGATCAAACACTACCAGCAGGAGGAGTGGTATGTGCAATTCCTGTGGCCGTTGTTCAAGTCGAAGAAACCCGGTAGCGAACTTTCCGCGGACGGCCCCATGGTGGGCGGAGAGGCAATCGTTAAAAATGGTTAA
- a CDS encoding arylsulfatase gives MRKTLLTAGIMAALTLPATAQTYKGTVGRTLAESTEWWQQPTRAPQGAPNVIWIILDDVGFGASSTFGGVIRTPTFDSLAAAGLRYTNFHTCGICAPTRSALLTGRNHHFVHEGGFSHISLSAGFPGYDGRIPSKDGTIAEILRDNGYNTFAVGKYGLTPDEDATDAGPFDRWPSGKGFERFFGFLGSQTDQYQPDLVEDNAHVKPDGRNLNEQITDKAIAFIQAQHKAAPTKPFFLYYAPGATHAPHQVSHEWSDLYKGKFDEGWDVFRERVFENQKRLGIIPATATLPARNPNIKAWNSLTADQKKVYARFMEVYAGYLTYADHQVGRLVDYLRESGQLDHTLIFVIIGDNGASKEGTLAGTINRGTLSRSLPEEEAVRRNLDSLGEVGTPQGHNTNYPLGWAQAANTPFKYWKQDANAEGGTRNPLIVYYPKGITDAGSIRTQYGHVNDLLPTTLEFLGIPFPSQIRGVTQDTLQGTSLVYSFTDRNAPSRHTEQYYYIFGARSVYKDGWKAEVYHHPDILDLSRPGGPDTSIHRDYDKDTWELYHLDEDFNEQVDLASKYPEKLAELKAQFETDAKRYNIYPFIDWQDVFTRKFHKTVLYDHP, from the coding sequence ATGCGCAAAACCTTATTGACAGCGGGCATCATGGCAGCACTGACCCTGCCCGCGACCGCCCAAACCTACAAGGGAACCGTGGGCCGGACGCTGGCCGAATCGACCGAATGGTGGCAACAACCCACGCGGGCGCCCCAAGGAGCACCCAACGTGATCTGGATCATTTTGGATGACGTCGGCTTTGGCGCCAGCAGCACCTTTGGGGGCGTGATCCGTACCCCTACTTTCGACAGCCTGGCCGCGGCCGGTCTTCGCTATACAAACTTCCACACTTGCGGCATCTGCGCGCCGACGCGGTCGGCGCTGCTGACGGGACGGAATCACCATTTCGTCCACGAAGGCGGGTTTTCGCACATCAGCCTGTCGGCGGGTTTTCCCGGGTATGACGGGCGCATACCGTCCAAGGATGGAACGATTGCGGAGATCCTCAGGGACAATGGGTATAATACTTTTGCCGTGGGTAAATACGGTTTGACCCCGGACGAGGATGCCACCGACGCGGGGCCGTTTGATCGCTGGCCCAGCGGGAAAGGGTTTGAACGCTTTTTTGGTTTCCTGGGGTCACAGACAGACCAGTACCAGCCGGACCTGGTAGAAGACAACGCCCACGTAAAACCCGACGGGCGAAACCTTAACGAGCAGATCACGGATAAGGCCATCGCATTTATCCAGGCCCAGCACAAGGCGGCGCCCACGAAACCCTTTTTCCTGTACTATGCCCCGGGCGCGACGCATGCACCCCACCAGGTTTCTCATGAGTGGAGCGACCTGTATAAAGGCAAGTTTGATGAAGGATGGGATGTTTTCCGGGAGCGCGTTTTCGAGAATCAAAAGCGCCTGGGGATCATCCCCGCCACCGCCACCCTGCCTGCCCGGAATCCGAATATCAAGGCGTGGAACAGCCTGACGGCGGACCAGAAAAAGGTGTACGCGCGGTTTATGGAAGTATACGCGGGATACCTTACCTATGCGGATCACCAGGTCGGAAGACTGGTTGATTATTTGCGGGAAAGCGGACAACTGGACCACACCCTCATCTTCGTGATCATCGGGGACAACGGGGCGAGTAAGGAAGGGACCCTGGCCGGTACGATCAACAGGGGAACGCTCAGCCGGAGTTTACCCGAGGAAGAAGCGGTCCGCAGGAACCTCGACTCCTTAGGGGAGGTCGGTACGCCCCAGGGGCACAATACCAACTATCCCCTGGGATGGGCCCAGGCCGCCAATACGCCCTTTAAATACTGGAAGCAGGACGCCAACGCCGAGGGCGGAACGCGGAACCCGCTTATCGTTTACTACCCCAAAGGCATTACGGACGCCGGGAGCATTCGTACCCAGTACGGACACGTTAACGACCTGCTGCCGACGACCCTGGAATTCCTGGGCATACCGTTCCCCTCGCAGATCCGGGGCGTGACCCAGGACACGCTGCAGGGGACCTCGCTGGTCTATTCTTTTACCGACCGTAACGCGCCTTCCCGTCATACGGAACAATACTATTACATCTTCGGTGCACGCTCGGTATACAAGGACGGCTGGAAAGCCGAGGTCTATCACCACCCGGACATCCTGGACCTGAGCCGGCCGGGTGGTCCGGATACGTCGATTCACAGGGACTATGACAAGGATACCTGGGAGCTGTACCACCTGGACGAAGACTTTAACGAACAGGTCGACCTGGCGTCGAAATACCCCGAAAAGCTGGCCGAGCTAAAGGCCCAGTTCGAGACCGACGCCAAGCGGTACAACATCTATCCCTTTATCGATTGGCAAGACGTGTTCACACGGAAATTCCATAAAACCGTCCTTTATGATCATCCATGA
- a CDS encoding RagB/SusD family nutrient uptake outer membrane protein, translating into MKKIFLPAALLVVSCNKLSENPNSEIVSSQFYKTSSDAVAAVTAVYSTLNSDPAGDFPIYGRNLNLLIENASDNQVYSPSNTNPDVRALGTETYVSSNDRVHKTWQQHYYGISRANVAIDNIPQIPLTQFADTTLRPRLVREAKFIRALLYFNLVRMFGPVPLVLHDPATVNVNALKIPRSSVDSIYAQIINDLNDATQLPAIYTGANIGRATSGAAHALLAKVYVTRRDWTDALSEIDTVTNSGLYGLFPNFRDAFQKATKNGIEHIFSVQFESNLGAVNSEQFLSLSFASFNTSVWPADVPADSSVSQLFSNADTRKVVTFYTTQYNAATGQTVVFQNAYTPYLNKFVDYSLSPLSNQSKSGLNYPVIRYAEILLLKAEVLNELQGPTGSAYTAINQVRERAGIGDLSTGLTQAAFRDSVFLERRKEFIQEGQRWFDLARRGGTYLFDAVTTIAAKQVANGGGAAVKDTLFPIPLTEIQLNSLLTQNAGW; encoded by the coding sequence ATGAAGAAAATATTTTTGCCGGCAGCTTTGCTGGTGGTCTCCTGCAATAAGCTCTCGGAGAACCCCAATTCGGAGATCGTGAGCTCCCAGTTTTATAAGACCTCGTCGGATGCCGTGGCGGCCGTAACGGCGGTCTACAGTACGCTGAACAGCGATCCGGCCGGTGACTTTCCGATCTATGGCCGTAACCTCAACCTGCTCATAGAAAATGCGAGCGACAACCAGGTATACAGTCCGTCGAATACCAATCCCGATGTACGGGCGCTGGGGACGGAAACCTATGTATCGTCCAACGACAGGGTCCATAAGACCTGGCAACAGCACTATTATGGGATCAGCCGGGCCAACGTAGCGATTGACAACATCCCGCAAATACCGCTGACCCAGTTTGCCGATACGACGCTCCGGCCCCGGTTGGTACGGGAGGCCAAGTTTATACGCGCCCTTCTCTATTTCAACCTGGTGCGGATGTTCGGGCCCGTGCCCCTGGTGCTGCACGATCCCGCCACGGTCAACGTCAATGCGCTCAAGATTCCCCGGTCTTCGGTGGACAGCATCTATGCGCAGATCATCAATGACCTCAACGATGCGACCCAACTGCCGGCGATCTACACCGGGGCAAATATAGGAAGGGCCACCAGCGGGGCGGCGCACGCCTTGCTGGCAAAGGTGTATGTGACCCGCAGGGACTGGACGGACGCGCTTTCGGAGATCGACACGGTCACTAACAGCGGATTGTATGGCTTGTTCCCGAATTTCAGGGACGCCTTTCAAAAGGCGACCAAGAACGGGATCGAGCATATTTTCTCGGTGCAGTTCGAGAGCAACCTGGGGGCCGTGAACAGCGAACAATTTCTAAGCCTGAGCTTCGCCTCCTTTAATACGTCGGTCTGGCCGGCCGACGTTCCCGCGGACAGCAGCGTTTCCCAATTGTTCTCCAACGCGGATACGCGGAAGGTTGTGACCTTTTACACCACTCAGTACAACGCAGCCACGGGGCAGACCGTGGTCTTTCAAAATGCTTATACGCCTTATCTGAACAAATTTGTCGATTATAGCCTTTCCCCGCTGAGCAATCAAAGCAAGAGCGGTTTGAATTACCCGGTCATCCGGTATGCCGAGATCCTGTTGTTAAAGGCGGAGGTATTGAACGAACTCCAGGGGCCCACGGGGAGCGCTTATACGGCGATCAACCAGGTCCGCGAAAGGGCCGGGATCGGCGACCTGTCGACCGGGTTAACGCAGGCGGCCTTCCGCGACTCCGTTTTTCTGGAACGCCGAAAGGAATTCATACAGGAGGGGCAGCGCTGGTTCGACCTGGCGCGCAGGGGCGGTACGTATTTGTTTGACGCCGTCACCACCATTGCAGCCAAGCAGGTGGCCAACGGGGGTGGCGCCGCGGTCAAGGATACGCTTTTCCCTATTCCGCTCACCGAAATACAACTCAATTCCCTACTCACGCAAAACGCGGGGTGGTAG
- a CDS encoding SusC/RagA family TonB-linked outer membrane protein yields MHLFQRYRKYAVLLVAAALFWARAVAQNNNVVLIGRVIDERTKDPLPGAVIHILGTTHQVVADNNGEFNFITGQRVPLTYEVSFTGYKTKNVDIKSYGHVDIQLEESNKALGDLLIVGYGTQRKSDLTGSVATVSKNLLTQPSSSFDNLLQGAVSGVSVTQSSGQPGSTATIRVRGGNSISFGNAPLYVIDGFIVYNDNDYVNSGATSGAAVNALSTINPSDIETVEVLKDASATAIYGSRGANGVVIITTRRGKKGTNEVNYSTYIGSQAVSKKIPLMNASQWASLINDVNVSDGVAKTYTDAQITAAGTGSDWQSSALRKALEQNHELSISGGDEKSRYLISGNYFDQEGVIVNSGFKRYAGRINYERNVSDRLKVTVNAFGSASKQTELPGSTYGSINFSNYYSTLLTTSPIVPIYNADGSFYVKSPYLTTPTNPLQDIEATTNQSNIVRTLGNFAAEYKLLKDLTLKETIGADLLYTKQNYYAPSYTSAGYASSGVASIGTVTATTWVNENTLTYDHSFRDVHFLTVLGGYTTQAEKDEEAVTNAQKFPNDLTGYNNLGYAGTPVLGTSGGHTSVLNSYLGRVSYSYRHVYNVTVSGRADGASVLGANHKWGFFPSLGLSWNASEEPFFRSLKNTVSNLKLRLTGGQTGNSAVPPYSSLAVLGASNYYFNSTLVTGTAPTQLANPNLKWETTTQYDLGVDVGFLNNRVNFVADAYYKKTTDLLLNVPLPLYTGYASELENVGSVNNKGLEFSLRTDNIRSRSFSWTSNLNFATNRNRILNLGQGVSSYFPLAPTGQVSPVIVAVGLPVGAFWGYSTQGLLTAADLAKGVPTLAGVPQRQGDTKYVDYNGDGKITTADKHYLGSAQPKYTYGFSSTFTYKGFDLSFLFQGAYGNKIFNLLQQTLERPTLSQNVSAVLVNRWSATNPNGTVARATDSPVPQVTDRYIENGSYLKLKNLSLGYTLDRSVAAKIHAKQLRVYVSAQNLWTITRYSGYDPEANFYDGDNTKAGIDYGIYPPTRTFLGGLSVTF; encoded by the coding sequence ATGCATCTTTTTCAAAGGTACCGAAAATATGCGGTACTACTGGTCGCGGCAGCCCTGTTTTGGGCGCGGGCCGTGGCCCAGAACAACAATGTTGTCCTCATCGGCCGGGTGATCGACGAGCGGACCAAGGATCCTCTGCCCGGGGCGGTGATCCATATTTTAGGGACGACCCACCAGGTGGTGGCCGATAACAACGGTGAATTTAACTTTATCACGGGGCAACGCGTTCCCCTTACCTACGAGGTATCGTTTACCGGCTATAAGACAAAAAACGTAGACATCAAAAGCTACGGACACGTGGACATACAGCTGGAGGAATCCAACAAGGCGTTGGGGGACCTCCTGATCGTGGGCTACGGTACCCAGCGCAAAAGCGACCTCACGGGTTCGGTGGCCACGGTGTCCAAAAACCTGTTGACCCAACCTTCTTCCTCCTTTGACAACCTGCTGCAGGGCGCTGTCTCCGGGGTGTCAGTGACCCAAAGCTCGGGCCAGCCGGGAAGCACGGCCACGATCCGGGTCCGGGGTGGGAATTCCATTTCATTTGGGAACGCACCCCTGTACGTGATCGACGGGTTTATCGTCTATAACGATAACGACTATGTCAATTCGGGGGCGACGAGCGGGGCAGCGGTCAACGCGCTGTCGACGATCAACCCGAGCGATATTGAAACGGTGGAAGTGTTAAAAGACGCTTCCGCCACGGCCATCTATGGATCCAGGGGCGCCAACGGGGTGGTGATCATCACGACACGCCGGGGCAAAAAAGGAACCAACGAGGTCAACTACAGCACTTATATAGGGTCGCAGGCGGTCTCCAAAAAGATACCGCTGATGAACGCATCCCAGTGGGCGTCGCTGATCAATGACGTGAATGTCAGCGACGGCGTGGCCAAGACATATACCGACGCCCAGATTACGGCTGCCGGTACGGGCTCGGACTGGCAAAGCAGCGCGCTCCGGAAAGCCCTGGAGCAAAACCATGAATTGTCGATCTCGGGAGGCGATGAGAAATCAAGGTACCTGATCTCGGGGAACTATTTCGACCAGGAAGGGGTCATCGTAAACTCGGGTTTCAAACGCTATGCGGGTCGTATCAATTACGAGCGGAATGTATCGGACCGGCTGAAGGTGACGGTCAACGCCTTTGGGAGCGCCTCCAAACAAACGGAGTTGCCGGGCAGCACTTATGGAAGCATCAATTTCAGCAACTATTATTCCACCTTGCTGACGACCTCGCCCATCGTCCCGATCTATAACGCGGACGGTTCCTTTTATGTAAAAAGCCCTTACCTCACCACACCGACAAACCCGCTGCAGGACATCGAGGCGACGACGAACCAAAGCAATATCGTCCGCACCTTAGGGAACTTTGCAGCGGAATATAAGCTGTTGAAAGACCTTACGCTCAAGGAAACGATCGGGGCGGACCTGCTCTATACCAAGCAGAACTATTATGCACCGTCCTATACGTCCGCGGGCTATGCCTCCAGTGGCGTCGCGTCGATTGGAACGGTTACGGCCACGACCTGGGTCAATGAAAATACGCTTACCTACGACCACTCTTTCCGGGACGTCCACTTTCTCACCGTGCTCGGGGGGTATACCACCCAGGCGGAAAAGGACGAAGAGGCGGTGACCAATGCCCAGAAGTTCCCCAACGACCTTACGGGCTACAACAACTTAGGTTATGCGGGGACCCCGGTGCTGGGCACTTCCGGGGGGCATACCTCGGTGCTGAATTCCTACCTGGGCCGGGTCAGCTATTCCTACCGGCACGTGTATAATGTGACGGTTTCCGGCAGGGCGGATGGGGCTTCGGTACTTGGCGCCAACCACAAGTGGGGCTTTTTCCCCTCTTTGGGTCTTTCCTGGAATGCCAGCGAAGAGCCCTTTTTCCGGAGTCTTAAGAATACGGTCAGCAACCTGAAGCTGCGGTTGACGGGTGGGCAAACGGGTAACTCCGCCGTCCCGCCGTATAGTTCCCTTGCGGTTTTGGGTGCCAGCAACTACTATTTCAATTCCACCCTCGTCACGGGTACGGCGCCGACACAGCTGGCCAACCCGAACCTGAAGTGGGAAACGACCACCCAGTACGACCTGGGCGTGGATGTCGGGTTTTTGAATAACCGGGTCAACTTTGTGGCGGATGCCTATTATAAGAAGACCACCGATTTGTTGTTGAATGTCCCCTTGCCTTTGTATACGGGGTATGCCAGCGAACTGGAGAATGTGGGGAGCGTCAACAACAAGGGGTTGGAATTCTCCTTGCGCACGGACAATATCCGGAGCAGATCCTTCTCCTGGACCTCCAACCTGAACTTTGCCACCAACCGCAACAGGATCCTGAACCTCGGGCAAGGCGTCAGCAGCTACTTCCCCCTCGCGCCCACAGGCCAGGTATCGCCGGTGATCGTGGCCGTGGGACTCCCCGTCGGGGCGTTCTGGGGGTATAGTACGCAAGGCTTGTTAACCGCTGCGGACCTTGCCAAGGGGGTGCCTACCCTGGCGGGTGTACCCCAGCGACAGGGCGATACCAAATACGTGGACTATAACGGCGACGGCAAGATCACCACGGCAGACAAGCACTACCTGGGGAGCGCCCAGCCCAAATACACGTATGGGTTCTCCAGCACCTTTACGTATAAAGGCTTTGACCTGTCCTTCCTGTTTCAGGGCGCCTACGGGAACAAGATCTTCAACCTCCTCCAGCAGACCCTGGAGCGGCCCACCCTGTCGCAGAACGTATCGGCCGTCCTGGTCAACCGTTGGAGTGCAACCAACCCCAACGGTACGGTGGCCCGGGCGACGGATTCGCCGGTGCCGCAGGTGACGGACCGTTACATAGAAAACGGATCTTATCTAAAGCTGAAAAACCTGTCCCTCGGCTATACGCTGGACAGAAGCGTGGCGGCGAAGATTCACGCCAAACAGCTCAGGGTATATGTGTCGGCGCAAAACCTGTGGACCATCACGCGGTACAGCGGGTATGACCCGGAAGCCAATTTTTATGATGGGGACAATACCAAGGCGGGGATCGATTATGGGATTTATCCGCCGACCCGGACGTTTCTCGGCGGGTTGAGTGTCACCTTTTAA